The Kribbella sp. HUAS MG21 genome includes the window GACCATCACCAGCATGGCCAGCACGGCGATACCGGCCGCCTCTGCCTTGGCCCCCGCTTGCACTGCCACCCACTGCAGGCCACGGTGCACCAGCTGCGCCACCAGGAAGACCGCGAGCAGGCGCGGCCAGGCCTTCCCGAACAGGACCCCCGCCCGCCCCACCGTAGTGAGTAGCGTCCCCGACTCCATCGCCACGGCGCAGAATCTACCTGGTGAAGAGTTCTGCCCTAGGGCAGCTCAGCCACCCGCGAAGGGAGGCAGGGCGTCCACCAGGGCGCCCTGGGTAAGCGGCGTGCTCGGGTCGGCGCGCTCACCGTCCAGGAGGAACGTGCAGATCGACAGCACCCGCGCGAGCTCCGGCCGGTCGCTGGAGACCTTGCTGACCAGGTCACCGATCGACCCCGCCTCGGCGGTCGCCGACGACTCGCCCGCGGCTGAGCGCGCGGCAGCGAAGTACCTGATGGTCACTTCCGGCATCTGATCGGCGCCTCACTCGGTCCCGGGGTCTTCCGGTATTATGTCAGCTTGCTGTTGGACCCAGTGTGGCCCAGACCTCCGGCAACGACGCCGTCGGGGCCTGGCACACGCGGACCGGATCGCTCGCGCAGGATCCGCTGATCAGCACAAGGAGACGGCGTGAGCACGTTGCTTCTGCTGACGAACGCTCTGCAGGCCTCCACCGAGGTGCTGCCGTCGCTCGCCCTGCTCCCGCACCAGATCCGCATCCTGCCGGCCGAGGTCGCCGCGCTGGTCGACGCCCCGGACGCCGACGCCGTACTGCTCGACGCCCGCCGCGACCTGGTCGCCGTCCGCAGCGCCTCCCGGCTGATCCGCACCACCGGCATCGACGTACCGCTGATCCTGGTCGTCACCGAGGGCGGTCTGACCGCCGTCAACGCCGACTGGGGCGCGGACGACGTACTGCTCGACACCGCCGGCCCGGCCGAGATCGAGGCCCGGCTGCGGCTCGTCATCGGCCGCCTCGCCGCGACCCGCAACGAGGAGCCCGAGTCCACGCTGATCCGCAGCGGCGACGTGGTGATCGACGAGGCGTCGTACACCGCGAAGCTGAACGGCCGCGCGCTCGACCTGACGTACAAGGAGTTCGAGCTGTTCAAGTTCCTCGCGCAGCACCCGGGGCGGGTGTTCACGCGGGAGCAGCTGCTCCAGGAGGTCTGGGGCTACGACTACTTCGGCGGTACGCGGACGGTCGACGTGCACGTACGGCGGCTGCGCGCCAAGCTCGGGCCCGAGCACGAGGCGCTGATCGGCACCGTCCGCAACGTCGGGTACCGCTTCGTCGTCCCGCCGGCGCCGAGCGCGCGCGAGACCGCCGACGTGAAGTCCTGAGCCGCTTCGCCCTACAGGAAGAACTTCAGCAGGGTGAAGGCGAGCGCGGCCGCCGTGACGAGCGCCGCCTTCCAGGAGCCGACGCCCTGCCGGAAACCCGCCACGAACACACCGATCGTGACCGGCACCAGCATCACCAGCAGCGTGACCCCGGCGGCGTGCACGCCGACGTGCGACTGAGCCGTGAGTACCCATCCCACCAGGAACGCGAGCGCCAGACCGAGCCAACTGGTGATCTGCACCGGCCCGTCCGCGCTGCGATGCCCGCGATGTGAGGCCCTGGTGGCCCGCCGATGCGAGGTCGGAGCAACGTGCGCCATACCTCACCTTCCGTAAGTGCCTGAGTACGCAAGGTACCAGCATCATCGGCGAGAACGAAAAGCCGGTGCGCGCCCGTGGACGGCGCACCGGCTCCTCGCTGCGTCAGGCGTTCAGGAACCGACGGAGATCCGGTCCGTGGCGACCGGGGTGTACGGGTCGTGCGCGGTCAGGTAGTTCGCGAACGCGTCGATGTCCAGCCCGCCGAAGAACTTGTTCGTCGCGGTGCTGAAGGCCGGGAAGCCGTCACCGCCGTCGGACAGGAAGTTGTTCGTGACGATCCGGTACGTCGTACCCTCCACCAGCGGCTGGCCGCCGATCTTGATCGAGCCGGCCACCACCTTCGAGCCCGCCGGGGCGGCCGGGTTCCAGGTGTAGGTGATGCCCGCGACCTGGAGCACCTTGAACTTCTCCGCCTCCGGACCGTTCACGCCGGAGAACTGCTGCTCCAGCAGCGCCTTGATCTGCGTCCCGGTCATGTCCATCGAGACCAGGAAGTTGTTGAACGGCTGCACAGTGAACGCGTGCCCGAAGGTGACCGCACCGCTGTTCGACAGCAGATGCTCACGGATACCGCCCGGGTTCATGAACGCGGCGACCGGGACCTTCCCGCCGGTCACCACCGACGGGTCGGCCAGCTGCGCGTCGGCGATCAGGTTGCCCAGCGGCGACTCCAGCGAGTCGTCCGGCGTCCGCACCACCGACGGCGTGGTGATGTGGCCGATCACCTTGTTCTCGATCGGGGCGACGAGCTCCTTGTACTTGGCGATCAGGTTCGCCGTCCGCCGGTCGGGCGTGACGTCGCGGGTGACGATCTGGTTGTTCGCCAGCGTGTTCACCCGGTCGACGTCACCGGTCGCGTTGTCGACGCTCAGCCGGACCTCGGTGACCAGCCGGCCGAACGACGACGCGCTGGTGACGAGCCGCGGCTTCTTGTCCTTGTCCGGCAGCGAGCAGTTGTAGCCCTGGTGGGTGTGGCCGGAGATGATCGCGTCGATCTCCGGGTCCAGGCCGGCGTTGATGGCCACGACCGGGCCGGAGATCCCCGGGCAGCTGTTGTACGCGGTCCGGTCCGCCGGGAACCCGCCCTCGTGCAGCAGCACGACGATCGACTCCACACCCTTGCTCTTCAGCACCGGGACCAGCGCGTTCGCCGTCGCCACCTCGTCGGTGAAGGTCAGGCCCTCGACGCCGGCCTTGGTGACGATGTTCGGCGTGTCCTCCAGCGTCATACCGATGAAGCCGACCTTCCGGCCGTCCTCGAAGGTCTTGATCGTGTACGGCGCGAACAGGGTCTTCTGGGTGTTCTCGAAGTACACGTTGGCGGCCAGGTACTTGAACTTGGCGCCCTCGAAGGGGTGGTCCTCGTCGGGGCAGGAGTTCTGGTTGTTCTGCCCGTCGCCGTCCGGCAGGCAGCCGCCGCTCTGCATCCGCAGCAGCTCGCGCCAGCCCTCGTCGAACTCGTGGTTGCCCACCGACGCGGCCTCGAGTCCCATCCCGTTCAGCGCCTCGATCGTCGGCTCGTCGTGGAACGCCGCCGACAGCAGCGGCGAGGCGCCGATCAGGTCACCGGCGGCCACCGTCACCGAGTCCTGGCCCTTCGCCTTCGCGGCCGCGCGGAGCTCCTTCAGGTGCGTGGCGAGGTACACCGCGCCGCCTGCCGGGATGCCGTTGACGTTGCCGCCCGAACCGCCGGCCGGCTCCAGGTTGCCGTGGAAGTCGTTGATCGCCAGCACCTGGATCTGCGAGTGCGTCGGCTTCGGCTTGCCCGCCTGGACGGTGCTCGCCTGGGTCGCCTGGGTCGCGTCGGTCGCGGCGCCGGCCTGGCTCAGGGATCCCCCCGCGGCCAAGGCGAGCGCGACGGCCGTCCCGGCGGCGATCAGCCCGGCGAGCCGCCGTCCCCCCGATCGCGCCTTGTCTCGTCCTGTCATGGCCATTCGTCCTTCTCCGTCGTCTCGGTCACCGCTGGTCGCGGTCGCCGCGAATCCTCGCGGTTCCGCGAAAGTTACCCTCGGCGACGCGCCCTCGCCAGGACCTGAGCAAGAACTCGGCCGGACCTTTTACGGTATTCGGGTGACCCTCGAAGCCGTTCCCTCACCGTTGCCCTCGGCCACTGCCGCCGCCGTCACGGAACTCGCCCGCGCCGCAGCGCACAGCGACGGCGTCAACCCGCTGTCCGAACGCACCCTGCTGCACCTCGACGGCGAGCACCCCGACGACGTCCACGTCCTCGCCTACGAAGGCGATCCCGGCACGATCGAGGTCACCGGCCTGCAGAGCGCCCGCAACCTCGTCGGCTACGGCGCCCTCTCCCCTGACGGTTCCGCCGAACTGGTCGTTGCCCCCGACCACCGCCGCCAGGGCTACGGTACGGCGCTGCTCCGCATGCTGCTCGACCACGGCGGATCCCGCACGCGCGTCTGGGCGCACGGCCGCCTGCCGGGCGCGGACGAGCTGGCGCGGCGCCTCAACCTGGAGGTATCGCGGGAGCTGTACTTCCTCCGCCGTACGAGAGGCGACCTGCCGGAGCCCGTCTGGCCGGACGGTATCGACGTACGCACGTTCGTCCCCGGCCAGGACGACAGGGCCTGGCTGGAGGTCAACGCCGCCGCCTTCGCCGACCACCCCGAACAGGGCAGCTGGACCGCGGCGGACCTGTCGGAACGCCTGCAGCAACCGTGGTTCGACCCTCAGGGCTTCTTCTTGGCCGTAGACGCCGAGACGGGCGCGGTAGCCGGCTTCCACTGGACAAAGGTGGAGGGGGGCGTCGGGGAGGTCTATGTAGTAGGCGTCTCCCCCGTCTACCAGGGCCGAGGCCTGGGCAAGGCCCTAACCCTCCAAGGCCTCCACCACCTCCAGACAACCCGCAATCTGGACGAAGTAGTCCTCTACGTAGATGGCACGAACACCGCAGCCAGAGCCCTCTACACAGCCCTGGGCTTCACCACCGCAGCCCTCGACGTCCAATACGCCCCCGTGACCGGCATCACAACACCCCCCGCGTCATAAGTCCCGCCCACCCCCGTCCCACCATCACCAGGAGCCGTCCGAGCCTCTAACCCCCCAGCCGGGCGGCTCCTGGCTCATCCACAACTGCACCTTTTGACATAGAGCCCTCCCACCCCCGCCCGTTACGATCGTGACGACTACGGAGGGCTGACAACCGTGACACACCGCAACAGGCCAACCATCACACTCCTGGCCTGCCTAACCACCGCCGCCTCCCTAACCGCCTGCGGCCCCGCCAGCCCCGAAGCCGGCCAACCCAACACAGCCCCACCGTCGGCATCGTCGTCCAGTTCACCTGCAACGACTCCAGGCGCGCCGGCTTCCTCGCCCGCTTCCACGGGAGGACCGCCCGCGAGACCGGCCGCAGCCCATGGCCTGACTCTTGCGGCGGCCGAGGCGTTCTACCGGTACTACATCGATCTCAAGAACTATGCCGCCGCCACCGGAGACACCGCAGCTCTCCTCGCCGCGAGCGAGACCGGTTGCGAGGGTTGCAGCGACTACGCGAGCTATGTCGCCAAAGTCAATGTCGCGAACGGGGGAATCAGCGGCGACTACCGCGAGCGGATCAAGGAGATCACCCAGCTGAATCGGGGATCGACCGGACGTGTCGGCGGTTCGGCTGTGATCGCCGTCGGCAACTTCACGACGAAGAACTCGCCGACGTCTTCGCCGATCATCAGCAAGCCGGCCGAGTACACCGACACCATCGCACTGTCGGCGAAGGGGCAGGACTGGGTCATGTACGAGATGCTGTTCGAGGCGCGATGAGGCGTCGTCAACCGATGATCGCCGTCGTGCTGGCGGCGGGGTTCGTGCTGCTGATTCCGCCGGTCACCGCGTCCGCCGGCGTCGTTCCACAGATCGGCTCCGCGCGAGCGAACAATCCGCCGGTCATCGATTCGAAGACGACCACCTCCGGCGTGCAGGTCGGCGGAAAGGAGCGGAAGCGAAACCGCCTGGACGTCAACGGCCCTGCGACCAAGAAGCCCCGGCCGACGTCAGCGCCCACGCGCACCCAACCATTCCCGCTGACCAATGACACCACGAATGCCGTCGACCCGACGCGAAAGACTCGATTGAATATCGGCATCTGCGGACGGTTGCAGAACGACGGGACCATTCCTGGTCCTACGCGCTGCCAGCCTTTTGTGCCGGACAAGCCGGAACAACGTCGACGTACTCCTGAGGTTCGGCCGACCACGCCCGTACCCCGGGAAATCACGTGGGAAGACGTACGCAGCGAGACGAAGGACGTAATGTTCCCTGCCTTGACCGTGAGGGTGCAGCCGAGGGGACGCACGTTGGTCAACCTCGACACCATCGTCTACACCGACGACAACGGCGTGACCGCCAATTGGGTCACCGTTCTCGGCCGGCCGGTGCTTGTCGAGGCAACACCACGGAAGTTCATCTGGAGCTTCGGTGACGGGACGAGTGTCACAACAACCTCACCAGGCAAGCCATACCCGTCGAAGGAAATAACGCACAAGTACATGAAGGTGGCGTCGGTCAACCTCACAGTGACTGTCACCTACACTGCGCGCTTCTTCGTCAGCGATGCGGGCTGGCGCAATGTGGACGGCCTCGTGTCCATCACTGGACCGGCGACCCCGCTGCAGGTCCGTGAAGCCGTGCCAGTGCTCGTGGACCCCGGACGCTGAAGCGAAGGATTTGCGATAGCCCGGAGAGCAGTCGCGTTCCCGGCCGGGCAGCAATCGCGATCAACTGCGTCAATAGCTGCGCTCCCTGCTAAAGACCCATCTCGACGATCTGGGCGATTACAAGATGACCGACGTGATACACCGCCACCGGGCCGGCGTCGCACTCCTGGCCTGCCTAACCACCGCCGCATCCCTAACCGCCTGCGGCCCCGGCAGCCCCGAGGCCGGCCAACCCAACACAGCCCCACCGTGGAAATCCATCTCGGCGAGCACAAGCGCGTCGGCCTCACCGCCCGGATCGGCCTCACCGCCCGCCTCGGCAGGCCCGACGACCGCGCCTCAACGACCGAACACCGCCGTCGGCCTCAGCCTGTCTGCGGGAGAGTCCTTCGTGAGGTACTACGTGAACCTCATGAACTACGCGTCGACGACTGGCGACATCGCGCCGCTGATGTCCGTCACCGCGACGAATTGCAAGCAGTGCAAAGGCTTCGCGGATTACGTGGCGAAGGTCAACGCCGCGAACGGGGGACTGAGCGGGGACTACTTCGAACGCGTCGATGACGTGCCCGACCTCTTCCGCGGAGACGGTGGTCGTCTCGGCGGGTATGCGGCGGTGACAATCGGCGCATACACGTCGAAGGACTCGCCTTCGGCGAAACCCGCGACGAGCACCGTACAGAAATACAAGCGCGAATTCACCCTCGTAGCTCAAAAAGGTTCGTGGGCTATGGCTGCTACGGCTCTGGTTTCACAATGAGGTCCAGAGTCGTCGCTTGCACCGCGCCGCTGACGATCCTGGCGGCCGTGACGTGCGGCGTCTCGGTGACCGCGAAGGCGCAGACAACTACGTCGGTAGGTCCGACGCCAAAGCCGCCGGTGGTCACCATGAAACCGACGTGAGACTGGTCGATCCTGGGCGCTGAACCGACGGCAGTCTTTTGCGACGCGGGCGAGCGTCCTGTCATTCCCTAGATCGCGGTAGCAGGTGTGCTGGTCTGCCGCGGAGCTCTTGTGCGTGGTCGCGTCCGCCGTGGCCTAGCTGCGGCCGGCGGCTGACGGTGCCGGTGGGTGGAGCCTGGGAGCTCAAGAACCGAAGGCCGTCGAGGGTGTCCTGTCGGGCGGCAGATCGTTGATCGAATCCCCTGTTGAAGCCGTCTACGACGTGCGGGACTTGTAGCCGGTAGTGACGGCGGAGTTCGTCGATCTTCGCGTCCAGGTCTGAGCGGATCTCGCGGGCGACGATCTGGCCTGTGGCCGCGGAGGCTCCGGGCAGGGTTGGCCAGTGGGCGTGCAGCATCGGTTCGATGAGCTCGCGTCGTACGGCGTGCTGGGTTCTGTGGTCGCGATGCGTCAGCTCTGTCAGGTGGTTGGCGACGACGGCGTGGGCGAACTGGTCGAAGTGCATGACCCCGGGGCCACGGCAAGCGTCGTCGATCAAGGCGTTGCCCGAGTACGCCGGTCCGGTTACATGAGCCATCAGATCGCGAGTGGCCGCGAACGCTCCTGGATATTGCGGGTCGCCCAGCGTCAGCCCGTCGTACCCTGCCCGATCGGCGAACGCGTCGAAGTCCACGAACGTACGGACTTCGGCGAAACCCTCGGTCAAGCCGTACGAATGCTCGGTCCGGACAGCGTTCGGCTCGCTCGGTGCGTCGATCACCATCCCGCCGTGCGTCGCCTCGTGCAGAACAGTCGCCAGCGCCTGTGCCTGCTGGCGGTGCTCGCCGGGCATCAACGAGCCCGTCAGGTACGGCAGCACCCGATGTCCGGACAGCTTGAGCGCACCCGACTTCGGATCGAAGCCGCCCAGCGTGTCCGAGCTCGTCGCGACGAGCACGCCGTTCCAGCGATCGAGCGTCACGGGACGCAGCGATCGCGCGAGCCCGTACAGGCGCGCGACTTCCTTGTAGACGAGCGAGTTCGGATCGACGAGCCTGTCGAGACTCATGGATCAGTTGTCGGGCCAACGACCGCGCAGCATGGTTTCGATGTGATCCAGCGCCCTCGTCATGGCCCGGATGTCGGCCTCCTCCTCGTGGGAGGCGCGGTCGGCGATCGCCCAGATCTTGTGCCTGGCCTCGGCGAGGGCATCCGCCCGCTCCTCATCCGTGCCCCCAACTGCCAACGCGGCCGCGTGGATCGCGCCGGCTTCGTGGTACAGCGGACTGTATTCGCGCGGTGGAGGCGGCGGGACGGCAAGCTTGTCGATCATCCGCAAGGCCCAGGCACGGTCCTCGCCTTCGGGTTCCCCCGCGATCAGGTCGCGCAGTGCTTGCTGAGCCGCCGCCAGGTCGAAGCCAGGATCGCTGTCCCGCTGGTGCCGTGCCTCCGCGAACGCCGAGTTGAAGCGTGCGACGTCCATAGCACTCCTTCAGAACTGTCCGTGTACTGCTCGCCACGATATCGAGGTACGGCGTGGCGCCGCGGGAGTTATCCACAGGCGCTAGTGGAGGGCTGTTCGGAGGTGGTTTGTCAGGTGGGTGTGGGCTTCTTGGACTTTGCCGGGGACGGTTCGGAGGTTGGCGTGGCCGTGGGGGAGGGTGGGGTGGTGGGCGTGAGTCAGGGGGTTGCCGGCCTGGGTTAGGGCTTGGGCGTATTCGAGGGCCTCGTCTCGGAGGGGGTCGAAGCCGGCGGTGGAGAGGTACGTGGGTGGGAGGTTGGTGAGGTCTTCGGAGCGGAGGGGGGAGACGATGGGGTCGGGGCGGAGGGTGGGGTCGGGGGTGTAGTGGTCGCGGTACCAGATGATGTCTTCTTCGGTGAGGATGAAGCCCTCGGAGAAGAGGTCTCGGCTGGGGCGGCGAGCTACCAGGTCCAGGGCGGGGTAGAGCAGTACCTGGAGGGCTGGTCGGGGTAGGTCTCGGCGGACGGTTTGCTGGGCTACTACCGCGGCCAGGTTGCCGCCTGCGCTGTCGCCGCCTACGGCTACCAGGGCCGGGTTCGCGCCCAGATCCTCCGCGTGGTCGACGGCCCAGGTGAACGCGGCGATGGCGTCCTCCGCGGCGGTCGGTGCGGGCGCCTCGGGGGCGCGGCGGTAGTCGACGGAGAGGACGCGGA containing:
- the mshD gene encoding mycothiol synthase; amino-acid sequence: MTLEAVPSPLPSATAAAVTELARAAAHSDGVNPLSERTLLHLDGEHPDDVHVLAYEGDPGTIEVTGLQSARNLVGYGALSPDGSAELVVAPDHRRQGYGTALLRMLLDHGGSRTRVWAHGRLPGADELARRLNLEVSRELYFLRRTRGDLPEPVWPDGIDVRTFVPGQDDRAWLEVNAAAFADHPEQGSWTAADLSERLQQPWFDPQGFFLAVDAETGAVAGFHWTKVEGGVGEVYVVGVSPVYQGRGLGKALTLQGLHHLQTTRNLDEVVLYVDGTNTAARALYTALGFTTAALDVQYAPVTGITTPPAS
- a CDS encoding DUF6318 family protein; its protein translation is MTHRNRPTITLLACLTTAASLTACGPASPEAGQPNTAPPSASSSSSPATTPGAPASSPASTGGPPARPAAAHGLTLAAAEAFYRYYIDLKNYAAATGDTAALLAASETGCEGCSDYASYVAKVNVANGGISGDYRERIKEITQLNRGSTGRVGGSAVIAVGNFTTKNSPTSSPIISKPAEYTDTIALSAKGQDWVMYEMLFEAR
- a CDS encoding MoaD/ThiS family protein, translated to MPEVTIRYFAAARSAAGESSATAEAGSIGDLVSKVSSDRPELARVLSICTFLLDGERADPSTPLTQGALVDALPPFAGG
- a CDS encoding DUF6318 family protein, encoding MTDVIHRHRAGVALLACLTTAASLTACGPGSPEAGQPNTAPPWKSISASTSASASPPGSASPPASAGPTTAPQRPNTAVGLSLSAGESFVRYYVNLMNYASTTGDIAPLMSVTATNCKQCKGFADYVAKVNAANGGLSGDYFERVDDVPDLFRGDGGRLGGYAAVTIGAYTSKDSPSAKPATSTVQKYKREFTLVAQKGSWAMAATALVSQ
- a CDS encoding bifunctional metallophosphatase/5'-nucleotidase, which produces MTGRDKARSGGRRLAGLIAAGTAVALALAAGGSLSQAGAATDATQATQASTVQAGKPKPTHSQIQVLAINDFHGNLEPAGGSGGNVNGIPAGGAVYLATHLKELRAAAKAKGQDSVTVAAGDLIGASPLLSAAFHDEPTIEALNGMGLEAASVGNHEFDEGWRELLRMQSGGCLPDGDGQNNQNSCPDEDHPFEGAKFKYLAANVYFENTQKTLFAPYTIKTFEDGRKVGFIGMTLEDTPNIVTKAGVEGLTFTDEVATANALVPVLKSKGVESIVVLLHEGGFPADRTAYNSCPGISGPVVAINAGLDPEIDAIISGHTHQGYNCSLPDKDKKPRLVTSASSFGRLVTEVRLSVDNATGDVDRVNTLANNQIVTRDVTPDRRTANLIAKYKELVAPIENKVIGHITTPSVVRTPDDSLESPLGNLIADAQLADPSVVTGGKVPVAAFMNPGGIREHLLSNSGAVTFGHAFTVQPFNNFLVSMDMTGTQIKALLEQQFSGVNGPEAEKFKVLQVAGITYTWNPAAPAGSKVVAGSIKIGGQPLVEGTTYRIVTNNFLSDGGDGFPAFSTATNKFFGGLDIDAFANYLTAHDPYTPVATDRISVGS
- a CDS encoding alpha/beta hydrolase; amino-acid sequence: MSPRLDAVLRDTVTAAQANALVPLYKLPAAVRRRLAGTPIQIDGNTLDPDVQLLLRIENLLPRTTKTDPVVARARFHNICKLIPGTPPEVQRVTDLTVRGSDGQLGARLYIPADGVPRVGDGLLVFFHGGGWVVGDLDTHDALCRAIAADAGIRVLSVDYRRAPEAPAPTAAEDAIAAFTWAVDHAEDLGANPALVAVGGDSAGGNLAAVVAQQTVRRDLPRPALQVLLYPALDLVARRPSRDLFSEGFILTEEDIIWYRDHYTPDPTLRPDPIVSPLRSEDLTNLPPTYLSTAGFDPLRDEALEYAQALTQAGNPLTHAHHPTLPHGHANLRTVPGKVQEAHTHLTNHLRTALH
- a CDS encoding response regulator transcription factor gives rise to the protein MSTLLLLTNALQASTEVLPSLALLPHQIRILPAEVAALVDAPDADAVLLDARRDLVAVRSASRLIRTTGIDVPLILVVTEGGLTAVNADWGADDVLLDTAGPAEIEARLRLVIGRLAATRNEEPESTLIRSGDVVIDEASYTAKLNGRALDLTYKEFELFKFLAQHPGRVFTREQLLQEVWGYDYFGGTRTVDVHVRRLRAKLGPEHEALIGTVRNVGYRFVVPPAPSARETADVKS